Proteins found in one Rhodothermus sp. genomic segment:
- a CDS encoding DUF2249 domain-containing protein, giving the protein MKRNTSDVVLDVRPVAPRTIMDTYRCLVPGEVLELVVDHEPSCMYYTLLAQQGARAFRFTYLERGPERRHVRVEKRQEES; this is encoded by the coding sequence ATGAAGCGGAATACGTCCGACGTAGTGCTCGACGTGCGGCCTGTAGCGCCACGAACGATTATGGATACCTATCGGTGCCTGGTACCGGGGGAGGTGCTTGAGCTGGTGGTTGATCACGAGCCGTCGTGCATGTACTACACCTTGCTGGCTCAGCAGGGCGCCAGGGCGTTTCGGTTCACCTACCTGGAGCGTGGACCGGAGCGCCGGCACGTTCGGGTGGAAAAACGCCAGGAAGAATCATGA
- the ric gene encoding iron-sulfur cluster repair di-iron protein — MSEILSKTLGELVAADERRAALFDRLGLDYCCGGQRTLEEACRARGLDPATVATVLEALEVGEAEAEPVIDWRERSLSELIDHIVATHHAYLRRELPRLGVLMDRVTQVHSYQAPWLREVQEVFGRLKLELEAHLRSEEEDIFPLIRAMERQAAEGRDELASLLEQAEREHDAAGEALHRLRALTDGYQPPEWACSSFRALLEGLQALEADMHRHVHRENNILFLRARRLLQQTGMAAS; from the coding sequence ATGAGCGAAATTTTGAGCAAAACCCTGGGAGAACTGGTAGCCGCCGACGAGCGGCGGGCGGCTCTGTTCGACCGACTGGGACTGGACTACTGTTGTGGCGGTCAACGTACGCTGGAGGAAGCCTGCCGCGCTCGGGGACTTGATCCGGCTACGGTGGCCACCGTGCTGGAGGCACTTGAGGTCGGCGAAGCTGAGGCTGAACCTGTAATCGACTGGCGGGAGCGTTCGCTCTCCGAACTGATCGATCATATTGTCGCAACGCACCACGCCTATCTGCGCCGCGAGCTGCCCCGGTTGGGCGTGCTGATGGATCGAGTGACACAGGTACATAGCTATCAGGCGCCCTGGTTGCGCGAAGTGCAGGAGGTCTTCGGCCGTTTGAAGCTGGAACTGGAAGCGCACCTGCGCAGCGAGGAAGAGGACATCTTTCCGCTGATCCGGGCGATGGAGCGGCAAGCGGCCGAGGGTAGGGACGAGCTGGCGTCGTTGCTGGAGCAAGCGGAACGCGAGCACGATGCGGCCGGCGAAGCGTTGCATCGACTCCGGGCGCTTACGGACGGCTATCAGCCGCCAGAATGGGCCTGCAGTAGCTTCCGGGCGCTCCTGGAAGGACTTCAGGCGCTGGAGGCCGACATGCATCGCCACGTACATCGTGAGAACAACATATTGTTTCTCCGGGCACGTCGCCTGTTGCAACAAACCGGCATGGCTGCCTCATGA